The following is a genomic window from Pseudopipra pipra isolate bDixPip1 chromosome 2, bDixPip1.hap1, whole genome shotgun sequence.
TAAGTTAGACTCAATGGAGTTATTCAAAGCCCTCTAGGACCACACATCTCGTTTCAGGCACTCTGAGGTCAGTAGCCATAGTTGTGTAGgtttttttacaaaagaaacagaaattacatCAACCATCCAATCACCTAACCCCACATTTTCAAAACACAGTAGTTCTTAACagttaataattaaaataataataatgaaaagatTACACCACTTCAATACAAGTACTCATACTGAAATGTGAGTACAAGCAAAGTACTGAGAATAAACTGTAGTATATCCAGTATCCAGTTCCAAAAATAACTGTGGGtcacagcagtgctgagcaTTTGCTTAttgatattttccattttcatgaaaaaagaaaactgggcAGCACAttgaaactgaaaagaaattcagGTAAGatgaatttactttttaaaaaataatttataaaataacaaataatcAACAGTTCATTATGTAGGAACAATATAAAGAGTTTAAAGTTACTGAATCAATCAGTATATACTAAAGATAAGATACTTTGATACCAAATGAGGCCTCTGGTTACTTAAGAACTTTGAATTATTTAGCTTATTAAAGAATACCTTAAATTCAACAGATATGGCTGAATCTGTGCACTAGTTAAAATATAATATTGTAACTGCAAATAAAAAGATGCATCTATATACAGTTTTTACAGTGTATGCACAtgtatatatactttttttacTCACCAACAAACACAACGCAGACAGTAGAAGGCAGCATAGAAACAGTGTTTTGAAtataaaaatgctttgttttcaaTTCAGTAGAAAATGTGTAATTTGCAGTTTGGCAGACTTACTGGTACCACTatacaaaaccaggaaaaaggTCATGCAAAGGGGTTAAAATTCTTCTACAAAGTAAGTAagggaaaaccaaaacaccTAGTAGATTTAAGAATTCTTTGCAGTTAATGGGAAAAGCATCtaaaaaacaacataaaatacagaaagggtttggttttgttatctTAGATCTGGCTGTACCCTAGTACAGATGATGAGGTTTATTTTGATGCTCAAAAAAATGCTAatcaaatatttcttctctgcctttcacaaatattttgtcAAACTCAACTTAATTCAAAAGCATAGTGGCATAATggccactaaaaaaaaaaaaaagagaaaatattacggacataaaatattacaaaaaaacccaagcacactcaaaaatttattttttttgtacttacagttatgttaaaaaaaacccaaaacaacaaagcTTTTACAAGGTCAGACTAACTATTGGCTTTTCTAATAAACTTGGTAAGTACACTCCCTGTACATCCTGTTTCTCTTGAGCATTTAACATTTGTTCTTACACATAAGGAAAATGTCTCTGAAGGAATTTaattggtttgtatttttttaacaaattagGTAAAGCTTTTTGTCTTTCACTGGGTTGTTCACTCAGTTTTAGCTGCAGCGTCTAACATGCTCCAAAACATACTCAGGGAAGTGCAGGCTGCAGACTTGTAAGCCATCCAGCTTGCACGGCATCCTTGGATATTCATCttctttccatttgttttcctctggatCAAAGGTGAGAATTGAATCACTGTAATGACCGTTGTAACAAAGGCCTCCAAGAACCATTATCTGTTTGTCCAAAACAGCTACACCATGACCGCTCCTACCAATCGGCATAGAAGCCAATATAGTCCATTGATCCGTATCAGGGTCATACACCTCTGTAGAAGGACATCCTTGAGATTCAAAGGAGGCCCTCAGGATCACACAGACACCACCAAAGACATAAAGCTTACCATTATAAGAAATCATTTTGTGAAAGCATCTTGCATAGTTCATTTTGCATTTGTTCTCCCAACAGTTAGTGACCACTTGAGTTCTCCTTGTTCGCTGCTCTACTGTCCCTTCTTTACTGGGATCAAACACACACACTTGCTTAGAAGTTGAAGATGATGTAATTCCACCAGTGATATACAACTTGTTACCAAGCACAGTCCCTTCATGTCCATACTTATTGACTGGATAGGGATCCACAAATTCCCATTTATCTTCAGTAATATCGTACCGTTCGGTGGAGTAAAACGTTTCATCCCTGGTTCTCCCAGCCACTGCATAAACATACCTCCCAATAACTCCAACAGCAAACTCAGAGCGTGGCACAGACATGTCTGCCATTCGTAACCAAGTGTTCTGTCTTGGGTCATATCTAAACACTTTGGATGAAGCATGAAACTCACCATCTGGCCCCAGCTCTTCCCCACCTAGTAAGAACACAAAGTTATTTACAATGGCAAGGCAGTCTGGTCGTAAAGGTACTTGAGGACCCTCTAGTTCCCACCAGACCCTTGGTTTGTGCAAGAGAAGAATTTTACTGTTTACCATACTGTGTCCTATCATTCCTCTAAATACTGCAGTCTGGGGTTTGGCAGAACGAATTTTGTTCGATTTCATTTCCATCAAAGGCTGTTGGTGAACGCTATGAAAGTAATTCATGGCTTGGTCAACCTCATGTCGCAGCTGCCGGGAGTATCGATAAAATTCTGATGTTTTTACCTATGAATACatttaaaagatattaaaattcTGACCAAGAGAAACAATCCAGAAAATCTAAATGACTATGTATCATTagattattttactttgtttcattCAGGCACTCTTGAGAGCAATAGCATTTGTGCAAGAAGGCTTGAACTAGTGTATTGTTACCAAAAATCCAGAAGGCAATTTAGTGACTAACAGCAGTGACTAACAATTTCAGCAGAATAATCACATGCAAAATTTATGCTGGAATTAGGCACAACTGAAATCCCTAAGTCTAAAAATCATTAttcttttcccccccaaaaGCCTCTGTTACTCTTCTGCTTTATCCATGAAGCACCTTAGTTAAAAATACACTATTTTCCTGAGTTTGAAAGATACTCTACACACCCATTCTGTGTTTACCAAGGTTTACTCTGGtctattttttctgaaatctcaCAGCCAAGCCTAAGCAGTTATTGCCAAATGCTAAGCTCTGCTCACAGAGCTATTTAATTGGGgcggggaagggaaggagaagcgaaggggaagggaaggtaCCCAACCTCCTTCCTTCAGAACATGTGCTTGCACCAACCACTCATCATGATGGCTACCCCTTATGGTTTCCCCTCTCTGAGTCTCCACATGTTAACAAATGCCTTTAACACAAGAGGGAAATATCTCCATCTATAATCCTTTGGTTGTGCATTTCTTTGTCAAATGGTGGAAGTAGGTTTGAACTTCCATTTCCCAGGTCAGAGTTACAACCTTTGAATTAGCACACAGTGAAGTGACACCTCAGTTAGAAGAGCTATCCCTGCTCAGTTTTATTGGAGTTGTGGGTGAGGGAGAAGATGACAAGAATTTACCTTTTCAAGACCATTCCTACTATCTCAGACAACTTAAGTTCCTCAGGCTGGTCTTGAGACCATTCCAAAACACATCCCTGTCCTGAAAGTTTTAACTCATCTAGCTCCAAGCATTCCTCAGCTCACCGTGGGATTCTCTTCAGAGGCTTCCCTCTTCCTGTACAATCTGGTCTAACACAGCTTTCTGAATCACACTTCTAAAACAAGTAAAAACCTGCTGGATATTGCCAAATCCACAAATCCTCGATCAGATTTGATCCAAGGTTCCAGTTTCTTTCACATAAAACTGGATTGCTTACAAACAGTCTAAATGCCTTTAGCTCCCACCAGCTCCAAAATGAGAAGCAATGCTCTGAAGAAATGTGAGGCCGCTCTGAAGTTTCAAGTGACCACAAGGTAACACCAGAAGCTAACATTTTTGAGTATCTGTTACCTCATCTCCTATTCCCTGTCCCAAGGAACAAAAGTCTGTACCACCCCTTACCTCAGGGGTGGTATGAATTTCGATGTATGTGGAAAGCAATTTGGAAATTAATGTTCTTTATACCTTGTGAATACAGTAGTTGCTTGTTCCATAAATATGTACTATTGAAGTTTTGTTAGCTTTCTGTTAATA
Proteins encoded in this region:
- the KLHL15 gene encoding kelch-like protein 15 produces the protein MAGDVEGFSSSIHDTSVSAGFRALYEEGLLLDVTLVIEDHQFQAHKALLATQSDYFRIMFTADMRERDQDKIHLKGLTATGFSHVLQFMYYGTIELSMNTVHEILQAAMYVQLIEVVKFCCSFLLAKICLENCAEIMRLLDDFGVNIEGVREKLDSFLLENFVPLMSRPDFLSYLSFEKLMSYLDNDHLSRFPEIELYEAVQAWLRHDRRRWRHTDTIIQNIRFCLMTPSSVFEKVKTSEFYRYSRQLRHEVDQAMNYFHSVHQQPLMEMKSNKIRSAKPQTAVFRGMIGHSMVNSKILLLHKPRVWWELEGPQVPLRPDCLAIVNNFVFLLGGEELGPDGEFHASSKVFRYDPRQNTWLRMADMSVPRSEFAVGVIGRYVYAVAGRTRDETFYSTERYDITEDKWEFVDPYPVNKYGHEGTVLGNKLYITGGITSSSTSKQVCVFDPSKEGTVEQRTRRTQVVTNCWENKCKMNYARCFHKMISYNGKLYVFGGVCVILRASFESQGCPSTEVYDPDTDQWTILASMPIGRSGHGVAVLDKQIMVLGGLCYNGHYSDSILTFDPEENKWKEDEYPRMPCKLDGLQVCSLHFPEYVLEHVRRCS